The following coding sequences lie in one Pontibacter sp. G13 genomic window:
- a CDS encoding MraY family glycosyltransferase — MKSVVLLIGAVGFSYMLNKILLRFSKNFGVDSRQSQNLVRWSSTSKPTTGGISFFITFLMGSLALLILRPELPMDSQSLIALFLSTTLAFMIGFADDAYGTHPSLKFMGQVACGVILLTFGHHIEFFSKFTDNSAGLWLDYGLTIFWVVGMMNSLNMLDNMDGVTTTIALTIVVGTLTMITFSRGISHDFYLLVAVAGGFLGFLFWNWRPAKVYMGDTGSMFIGMLAAFVGIKYFWNIHTSPDNLSIIRMTAIPLMVFIVPIMDTTFVTIARIARGTSPFVGGKDHLTHNMVRVGVPEEMVPVVLGLVSMVSGLLAIFAFRLIPEWQVIYSALFGMYPVMLFGLFTYLYIKGTKIAAMREKMEQEAAEASRLTTDAQPDMIPSSAVAEEMMSDSQ; from the coding sequence ATGAAAAGCGTCGTTTTGTTGATCGGTGCAGTAGGCTTTTCCTACATGCTCAACAAAATCCTCTTAAGGTTTTCCAAAAATTTCGGTGTAGACAGCCGTCAATCTCAAAACCTCGTTCGTTGGAGCAGTACTTCCAAGCCGACAACAGGGGGCATATCCTTCTTCATCACATTTTTGATGGGAAGCCTTGCACTCTTGATCTTGCGGCCGGAATTGCCCATGGACTCGCAGAGCCTTATCGCCCTGTTCCTCAGCACTACATTGGCCTTCATGATTGGATTTGCCGATGATGCCTATGGAACCCACCCCAGTCTAAAATTCATGGGTCAAGTCGCCTGTGGCGTCATCCTCTTGACCTTTGGACATCATATCGAATTCTTCTCCAAGTTTACCGATAACTCGGCCGGGCTTTGGCTTGATTACGGGTTGACCATTTTTTGGGTAGTGGGAATGATGAACAGCCTCAACATGTTGGACAACATGGACGGCGTCACCACCACCATTGCCTTGACCATTGTGGTAGGTACCTTGACCATGATCACCTTCTCAAGAGGAATTTCCCATGACTTCTATTTGCTCGTTGCTGTAGCAGGTGGATTCCTCGGATTCCTCTTTTGGAACTGGCGTCCCGCCAAGGTCTATATGGGAGATACCGGAAGTATGTTCATCGGGATGTTGGCAGCCTTTGTGGGCATCAAATACTTCTGGAACATCCATACCTCTCCAGACAATCTTTCCATCATCCGTATGACTGCCATCCCTTTGATGGTATTCATCGTGCCGATCATGGATACAACATTTGTCACGATCGCTCGGATAGCTCGTGGAACCTCTCCTTTTGTTGGCGGAAAAGATCACCTTACCCACAACATGGTCAGAGTCGGAGTGCCTGAGGAAATGGTACCTGTCGTATTGGGTTTGGTCTCAATGGTCTCTGGTCTGTTGGCGATCTTCGCATTCCGCTTGATTCCCGAATGGCAAGTGATCTACTCTGCCCTCTTCGGTATGTATCCGGTGATGCTTTTCGGACTGTTTACCTATCTTTATATTAAAGGAACCAAAATCGCTGCCATGCGCGAGAAGATGGAGCAAGAAGCTGCCGAAGCCAGCCGATTGACTACAGATGCTCAGCCAGACATGATCCCCTCCAGCGCTGTTGCTGAGGAGATGATGAGTGATTCACAATAA
- a CDS encoding glycosyltransferase family 4 protein has product MRILYIQQLLIPPGSSGNARSWEFAKSWARQGHEIHILTSYAHLPPTHNWRLCYDYPDLTPIPNLRVHVLEVDYHHMMGFGRRIWSFLQFFLAARRKAKHLPAPDAVLAYSTPWSVAELGRQVARYFQVPYFLEIADVWPEVPAGMNLIPLPGLVKWMHRKTDRMYREATRIFPFSPGMASQIHQRGVPETKISTILNGTRRVRPSHPSHSFHGPVTVVYTGTFGVANDVGQILQAAKILWESGNQEIRFIVVGDGNEGKKVRAQWEALHLPNVELHERVSQSEAMKIMESADIGLVCFANFPVLEHNAATKFFDYLGQGLPVVINYEGWQAEWLRTYQCGLSAHQGDLMAFAEAIAQLASNPQLRSEMSSNALQLAQEKFQRDQLSQDMLNHLLAVKHT; this is encoded by the coding sequence ATGCGGATCTTGTATATCCAGCAGTTGCTGATTCCCCCTGGCAGTTCTGGAAATGCACGTTCATGGGAGTTTGCCAAGTCTTGGGCTCGGCAAGGTCACGAAATCCATATACTTACCTCATACGCACATCTGCCGCCAACTCACAATTGGCGGCTTTGCTATGATTATCCCGACCTGACGCCAATTCCCAATCTTCGTGTCCATGTCCTAGAGGTGGATTATCACCACATGATGGGGTTTGGACGGCGAATATGGTCCTTCCTTCAATTCTTTCTCGCGGCCAGACGAAAAGCCAAGCATCTCCCCGCTCCGGATGCAGTACTCGCCTATAGCACCCCTTGGTCTGTAGCTGAATTGGGCAGACAGGTCGCCCGGTACTTCCAGGTGCCTTATTTTCTGGAAATCGCCGATGTTTGGCCGGAGGTTCCTGCGGGCATGAATTTGATTCCCCTCCCGGGACTTGTGAAATGGATGCATAGGAAAACCGATCGAATGTATCGGGAGGCCACCCGAATTTTTCCATTCTCACCGGGCATGGCATCCCAAATCCATCAACGTGGAGTACCCGAAACCAAAATCTCCACCATCCTCAATGGTACCCGGCGAGTCAGGCCGTCCCATCCGAGCCATTCTTTCCACGGCCCCGTGACGGTGGTCTATACAGGTACCTTTGGGGTGGCCAATGATGTTGGGCAAATCCTTCAAGCGGCCAAGATCCTCTGGGAATCAGGCAATCAGGAAATTCGATTCATCGTGGTAGGAGACGGAAATGAGGGTAAGAAAGTCCGGGCACAATGGGAAGCACTTCATCTTCCGAATGTAGAGCTCCACGAGCGCGTCTCTCAATCCGAAGCGATGAAAATCATGGAGTCGGCTGATATCGGATTAGTGTGTTTTGCGAACTTTCCGGTGCTGGAACACAATGCTGCCACCAAGTTTTTCGACTACTTAGGACAGGGATTGCCTGTAGTGATCAACTATGAGGGATGGCAAGCTGAGTGGCTGAGAACATACCAATGCGGATTAAGCGCTCATCAAGGCGATCTGATGGCATTTGCTGAGGCGATCGCCCAATTGGCGTCCAACCCTCAACTCCGATCCGAAATGTCCTCCAATGCACTCCAATTGGCTCAGGAGAAATTCCAGCGAGATCAACTGTCCCAAGACATGCTCAACCACCTATTGGCCGTCAAGCATACCTAG
- a CDS encoding NADH-quinone oxidoreductase subunit N — protein sequence MEDFQFSIEQLASSTQGTLPILILLLTGLILMLLDSFKAKVPLDALAAVGLAVSAGLAWMGPAEQTIVFFGMINIGGIAPLVHVFICLSGIFALFFTRSYFERADRPINDMYALLIFAVIGMILMANAADLIITFIGLETMSICLYIFASLYKTDVESNESGLKYFLLGAFASSFLLFGISLLYGLTGTTNLIEMGTSANMMKLDANPELFYVSGGLILIGFLFKVAAFPFHNWTPDVYQGTPTPLAGFMATGSKLSAFAALGTIINDMHMMEFGGDDRKFVTLLAISALFTMIYGNIVAARQTNMKRMLAYSSIAHSGYVLLGLCAGQAGFAAAMFYMFIYTLMNMGAFGMVSMVERNLGDTDIDQWRGLGLKAPYFAGAMAVFMFSLAGIPPLAGFMAKYTVFAAAIGENMIALAVIGILTSVIGAYYYIRVIVTMFFNSQGHEPEFNLSFSPVTVIGVVILAALILILGIFPSLVLGPIGTSFAG from the coding sequence ATGGAAGATTTTCAATTCAGTATAGAGCAATTGGCCAGTTCCACCCAAGGAACACTTCCCATCCTGATTTTGCTGCTGACCGGTTTGATATTGATGCTGCTGGACTCCTTCAAGGCAAAAGTGCCATTGGATGCCCTCGCAGCCGTTGGATTGGCGGTTTCTGCCGGATTGGCCTGGATGGGGCCTGCCGAACAGACCATCGTATTCTTCGGGATGATCAATATCGGGGGAATCGCTCCCTTGGTGCATGTGTTCATCTGCCTCTCAGGAATCTTTGCCCTGTTTTTTACCCGATCCTACTTCGAACGAGCAGATCGTCCCATCAATGACATGTATGCACTGCTGATCTTTGCAGTCATCGGGATGATTCTCATGGCCAACGCCGCTGACCTGATTATCACCTTCATTGGTCTAGAGACGATGTCCATCTGTCTCTACATTTTCGCTTCGCTCTACAAGACCGATGTGGAATCCAATGAGTCAGGCCTGAAATACTTCCTGTTGGGCGCATTTGCCTCCTCTTTCCTCCTCTTCGGAATCTCACTCCTCTACGGATTGACAGGTACCACCAACCTCATCGAAATGGGCACCTCCGCCAATATGATGAAGCTGGATGCCAATCCTGAGTTGTTCTACGTTTCCGGCGGATTGATCCTGATCGGATTTCTCTTCAAGGTGGCTGCATTCCCTTTCCACAACTGGACGCCTGACGTGTACCAAGGAACCCCCACTCCACTTGCGGGCTTCATGGCTACAGGTTCCAAGTTGTCTGCATTCGCAGCATTGGGCACTATCATCAACGATATGCACATGATGGAATTCGGCGGCGACGATCGCAAGTTCGTTACGCTGTTGGCGATTTCCGCGCTGTTTACCATGATCTATGGCAACATCGTGGCCGCCCGTCAGACCAACATGAAGCGGATGCTGGCCTATTCTTCCATCGCTCACTCTGGCTACGTCCTCTTGGGATTGTGCGCAGGACAGGCAGGATTTGCCGCAGCGATGTTCTACATGTTCATCTACACCTTGATGAATATGGGTGCCTTCGGGATGGTCTCTATGGTGGAGCGTAACCTGGGAGATACCGACATCGACCAATGGCGCGGTTTGGGCCTCAAAGCGCCTTACTTCGCTGGTGCTATGGCGGTCTTCATGTTCTCTCTTGCGGGTATTCCTCCATTGGCGGGATTCATGGCCAAGTACACGGTATTTGCAGCCGCTATCGGTGAAAACATGATCGCACTTGCTGTGATTGGTATCCTCACTTCCGTGATCGGTGCATACTACTACATCCGAGTCATCGTGACCATGTTCTTCAACAGCCAAGGACACGAGCCTGAATTCAACCTGAGCTTCTCTCCCGTTACGGTGATTGGCGTGGTCATTTTGGCGGCCTTGATCTTGATTCTGGGGATATTCCCAAGTTTGGTACTCGGACCGATTGGAACTTCCTTCGCAGGCTAG
- a CDS encoding TetR/AcrR family transcriptional regulator has protein sequence METIELKTLSPRKKQILESAQALFSQKGYVAASMRDLAEVLKIKPASLYSHYTSKEEMLWEIAVRCAAEFHEVVLPLAQGTDAPDLRLQRMIEAHIDVMMRNMDASAIFFEEWKRLEEPRLGTYTTLIQQYEQAFIGVIREGIEGGIFRTVKPRFVTSMLLSSMNWIHQWYKPTGTMTQTDIQTQCVAFIMGGLRAESPQERA, from the coding sequence ATGGAAACCATCGAGCTGAAAACCCTTAGTCCCCGAAAAAAGCAGATTCTAGAATCTGCGCAGGCGTTGTTCAGCCAGAAAGGATATGTTGCGGCATCCATGCGTGATTTGGCGGAAGTCTTGAAGATCAAACCAGCCAGTCTCTACAGTCATTACACCTCCAAAGAGGAGATGCTGTGGGAAATCGCCGTTCGTTGTGCAGCTGAATTCCACGAAGTCGTCCTCCCGCTCGCTCAGGGCACGGATGCTCCTGATCTCAGACTCCAGCGAATGATCGAGGCCCACATCGACGTAATGATGCGCAATATGGATGCTTCTGCCATCTTTTTTGAAGAATGGAAACGATTGGAGGAACCTCGTCTCGGGACATACACCACACTCATCCAACAGTATGAGCAGGCGTTTATCGGGGTGATCCGCGAAGGTATAGAAGGAGGAATATTCCGCACCGTCAAGCCTCGTTTCGTGACCTCCATGCTGCTTTCGTCCATGAATTGGATCCACCAGTGGTACAAGCCCACGGGGACCATGACACAAACAGACATACAGACTCAATGCGTCGCCTTTATCATGGGAGGTCTTCGCGCCGAGTCCCCGCAAGAGCGGGCATAA
- the paaA gene encoding 1,2-phenylacetyl-CoA epoxidase subunit PaaA yields the protein MYGNLSVIDIDNQGKKLEQEDPAKVAEFEAKIAAGKKIEPQDWMPWEYRRQLTRMIEQHAHSEIIGALPEGTWITRAPGFRRKLALMAKVQDEVGHAQLLYSAAETLGKTREEMVNDLINGKSKYSNVFNYPAITWADSAIIAWLIDAGAIVNQVTNSKGSYGPYCRALERICYEESFHLKYGHDNVVHLATGTPTQRQMVQEALNRWWEPIMHFFGPPDKMSVHTEKLERWKVKLASNDQMRQAFLDMYIPKIWELGLTIPDPAMRKNNDTGRWEYTEPDWDEFKRVINGDGPCNEERLSVRRYAEEKGKWVKRALLNKQERYVAPLA from the coding sequence ATGTACGGCAACCTTTCCGTCATCGACATCGACAACCAGGGCAAGAAGCTTGAGCAGGAAGATCCCGCCAAAGTAGCGGAATTCGAGGCCAAGATTGCCGCCGGTAAAAAAATCGAACCCCAAGACTGGATGCCTTGGGAGTATCGCAGACAATTGACTCGTATGATCGAGCAGCACGCGCATTCTGAGATTATCGGTGCGCTGCCGGAAGGTACATGGATTACCCGCGCCCCCGGGTTCCGCCGCAAGTTGGCACTCATGGCCAAGGTCCAGGATGAAGTAGGTCACGCACAGTTGCTCTATTCAGCCGCAGAAACCTTGGGAAAAACCCGTGAGGAAATGGTCAATGACCTGATCAACGGCAAATCCAAGTACTCCAATGTCTTCAATTATCCCGCCATCACTTGGGCCGACAGTGCGATCATCGCATGGCTCATCGATGCTGGTGCCATCGTCAATCAGGTGACTAACTCCAAAGGTTCTTATGGTCCCTACTGCCGGGCCCTTGAGCGGATCTGCTACGAAGAATCTTTTCACCTGAAGTACGGCCACGACAATGTGGTACACTTGGCGACAGGCACCCCTACACAGCGCCAAATGGTTCAGGAAGCCCTGAATCGCTGGTGGGAGCCCATCATGCACTTCTTTGGTCCTCCAGACAAGATGTCTGTCCACACCGAAAAGCTCGAGCGCTGGAAAGTGAAACTCGCTTCCAATGACCAGATGCGTCAAGCATTCTTGGACATGTACATCCCCAAAATTTGGGAATTGGGCTTGACCATTCCAGATCCTGCCATGCGCAAGAACAATGACACCGGTCGCTGGGAATACACCGAGCCAGATTGGGATGAGTTCAAGCGCGTCATCAATGGCGATGGTCCCTGCAACGAGGAACGCCTGTCCGTTCGTCGATACGCCGAGGAGAAAGGCAAATGGGTGAAGCGTGCCTTGCTCAACAAGCAGGAGCGATATGTAGCGCCATTGGCCTAG
- the paaC gene encoding 1,2-phenylacetyl-CoA epoxidase subunit PaaC — protein MHTEAIKDLLYRIADDKLILGHRHSEWIGMGPILEEDIAFASMAQDEVGHSQAYYKLLEELGEGDPDQVAFNREETHFRCSHFVEVPNGDYAFSLVRHYLFEMADKIRLAHLKQSSYTPLAQLAAKIASEEKYHQLHAITFMQQLGNANEEANGKLQAALDVAFPLAFGLFEPTAMTESIALEGIQPLEDTLMKEWRQEVEPFLRSCNLNVPQPGDLTKVFGGRSGYHTEHLAPLLAEMTEVFAIDPTANW, from the coding sequence ATGCATACAGAGGCGATCAAGGACCTACTCTATCGCATCGCAGACGATAAACTCATCTTGGGACACCGCCATTCCGAATGGATCGGCATGGGTCCTATTCTGGAGGAAGACATCGCCTTCGCTTCCATGGCGCAGGACGAGGTCGGCCATAGCCAGGCATATTACAAGCTCTTGGAAGAACTGGGCGAGGGAGATCCCGACCAAGTGGCTTTCAATCGCGAGGAAACCCATTTCCGTTGCAGTCATTTCGTGGAAGTACCCAATGGCGACTACGCATTTAGCCTGGTCCGTCACTATCTTTTCGAAATGGCCGACAAAATTCGATTGGCGCATCTCAAGCAGTCTAGCTATACGCCATTGGCACAATTGGCTGCCAAAATCGCCAGCGAAGAAAAGTACCACCAGCTTCATGCGATCACCTTCATGCAGCAGTTGGGCAATGCCAATGAAGAAGCCAACGGCAAGTTGCAGGCGGCATTGGACGTGGCCTTCCCACTTGCTTTCGGCTTGTTTGAGCCAACAGCCATGACCGAATCCATCGCATTGGAAGGCATTCAACCATTGGAAGACACCCTAATGAAGGAGTGGCGCCAAGAGGTGGAACCATTCCTCCGAAGCTGTAACCTGAACGTGCCCCAACCCGGCGACCTCACCAAGGTATTCGGCGGGAGAAGCGGCTACCACACGGAACATCTCGCTCCGTTGTTGGCAGAAATGACCGAAGTATTTGCGATTGACCCAACTGCAAACTGGTAA
- the paaD gene encoding 1,2-phenylacetyl-CoA epoxidase subunit PaaD has translation MLTETGILELLNQVKDPEIPVLSVVKMGIIKGVRVKDEVVEVDMVPTFAGCPAIEVMRKDIEKTCYAAGAKEVKVNVMFKQAWSTNEMTKEGKQELKDFGISPPPDYDGELTLETLAHAECPNCGSKNTQLQNSFGPTACRAIHFCKDCHETFEQMKPL, from the coding sequence ATGCTGACCGAAACAGGCATTTTGGAATTGCTCAACCAAGTCAAGGACCCTGAAATCCCTGTGCTTTCCGTCGTCAAGATGGGAATCATCAAGGGTGTACGGGTCAAAGACGAAGTGGTGGAAGTGGATATGGTCCCGACATTTGCGGGATGCCCTGCCATCGAGGTGATGCGTAAGGACATCGAAAAGACGTGCTACGCGGCTGGTGCCAAGGAGGTCAAGGTGAATGTCATGTTCAAACAAGCATGGAGCACCAACGAGATGACCAAGGAAGGGAAGCAGGAACTGAAAGATTTTGGGATCAGTCCTCCACCGGATTACGATGGAGAATTGACGCTGGAGACGTTGGCTCATGCCGAATGTCCCAACTGCGGTTCCAAAAACACCCAGCTCCAAAATAGCTTTGGCCCCACCGCCTGCCGAGCCATTCATTTTTGCAAAGATTGTCACGAGACTTTCGAGCAAATGAAACCGCTCTAG
- a CDS encoding capsule assembly Wzi family protein, whose amino-acid sequence MRKTSCLIVCLLMGVQLLFSQESDIPAGHDIYRFMDRLEIKSPTNELPFSVLRPYSREMLREWFASYPTDHLSPQELARFNNWRYQIDDTLAISQNQRGVWGLFYRNQRDFYTVQTKNFRLIANPVFHTAAGIDRTNLDTALDPTLPIYTNSRGAMIRGSLMDKVGFYTEVVDNIARLPQYQYDPFVRQNWIQGEGFVKRFGTDKNGVDYFSTRAYVTYSPIKSLRLKFGKDRAFWGNGHQSLLLSDVAPDHLLFDATLRIWKLEYKVMFTQMIDFIRNRNDDEGTHPRKYGAFHYVGYQPNRHFSIGIFESVVYNTWQANGRRGFELQYLNPVIFYRAIEQYIGSPDNSLLGLNVKANFLQRFQFYGQVLLDDYSFGQRNNGSGYWGNKVGLQGGIKYVSALGIDGLDLQIEYNQVRPYTYQHFAISSNYTHYGQSLGHASGANLRDFHFIGYYQPNPRWHLFGSYSYLIKGLDQDGINYGGDAGISSLADRLGDFDHFVAQGESYVVHQAFGRISRQLFKGDMYLEMESRYRRMNDDQSLTFMAGLRLNMVGRTVK is encoded by the coding sequence ATGCGAAAGACCTCCTGCCTGATTGTATGCCTACTGATGGGCGTACAACTCCTTTTCTCCCAAGAATCGGACATCCCCGCCGGCCATGATATCTACCGATTCATGGATCGTCTGGAGATCAAAAGTCCCACCAATGAGCTTCCATTCTCCGTCCTAAGACCTTACAGCCGTGAGATGCTCCGCGAATGGTTTGCCTCCTACCCTACCGATCACCTTTCCCCGCAGGAGCTTGCCCGATTCAACAATTGGCGATACCAGATCGACGACACCCTTGCCATCAGTCAGAATCAACGGGGAGTCTGGGGCCTTTTCTATCGCAATCAGCGGGATTTTTACACCGTCCAGACGAAGAACTTCCGGCTCATAGCCAATCCCGTTTTTCATACAGCGGCGGGGATTGACCGGACCAATCTAGACACAGCGCTGGACCCAACATTGCCGATATACACCAATTCGCGCGGGGCCATGATTCGGGGAAGTCTCATGGACAAAGTCGGATTCTATACAGAGGTAGTGGACAATATCGCTCGTCTTCCTCAGTACCAATACGACCCATTTGTGCGTCAAAACTGGATTCAGGGAGAAGGATTTGTGAAGCGATTTGGAACAGATAAGAATGGAGTGGACTACTTTTCGACTCGGGCCTATGTCACGTATAGTCCGATCAAGTCGCTTCGCCTCAAATTTGGGAAGGATCGTGCCTTTTGGGGAAATGGGCACCAAAGCCTGCTCCTATCCGATGTGGCACCAGATCACCTATTGTTTGACGCCACGCTGCGAATCTGGAAGTTGGAGTACAAGGTGATGTTCACGCAGATGATTGATTTCATCCGCAATCGCAACGATGATGAAGGGACTCACCCTCGCAAGTATGGCGCATTTCACTACGTCGGCTACCAACCCAATCGACATTTCTCCATAGGCATCTTCGAATCGGTGGTCTACAATACTTGGCAAGCCAACGGTCGGCGGGGCTTCGAGCTTCAATACCTCAATCCGGTCATTTTCTACAGAGCTATTGAGCAGTATATCGGCTCTCCCGACAACTCTCTCCTTGGCCTCAATGTCAAGGCGAATTTCCTACAGCGATTTCAATTCTATGGACAGGTCTTGCTGGATGATTACAGCTTTGGCCAGCGCAACAATGGCTCAGGCTATTGGGGCAATAAGGTTGGACTTCAAGGTGGTATCAAATATGTCTCCGCGCTTGGAATCGACGGATTGGATCTCCAGATTGAGTACAATCAGGTTCGTCCCTACACCTATCAGCATTTTGCGATTTCATCCAATTACACCCATTACGGCCAATCCCTAGGCCATGCTTCAGGTGCCAATCTTCGCGATTTCCACTTCATCGGGTACTACCAACCCAATCCACGATGGCATCTATTCGGTTCCTACTCCTACCTCATCAAAGGACTCGATCAAGACGGCATCAATTATGGGGGAGATGCAGGCATTTCTTCCTTGGCAGATCGACTGGGCGACTTCGACCACTTCGTGGCGCAGGGAGAATCGTACGTGGTCCATCAAGCCTTCGGACGCATCAGTCGCCAACTATTCAAGGGCGACATGTACCTAGAAATGGAGTCTCGATATCGCCGCATGAACGACGATCAGTCTCTCACATTTATGGCGGGCCTCAGACTGAACATGGTGGGTAGGACGGTGAAGTAG
- a CDS encoding type IV toxin-antitoxin system AbiEi family antitoxin, with product MDLHTYIQALLAQEEYSFSLEEIREQINNSDIAIKRQLDRLVEKKKVFNLRKGFYLILPPLYAKMGKLPLSLYADKMFSSLDKIYYVGLFSAARLHGAGHQQVQQDYIITPTPKLRDIQKGPYQIRFFTAQYWPTSHIIRTTSESRAYCISSPALTFADLIHHQSKIGGLSRSIATLEELSEAITDTDLESLVLWYPYRSTLQRMGLILDTIIGVPSLAEIVYKELIKGPFFPTTLSPLAERKPRYVQNRWKININIQLENDL from the coding sequence TTGGATCTTCACACATATATTCAAGCACTTCTGGCTCAGGAGGAGTACTCCTTCTCCCTTGAAGAAATCAGGGAGCAGATCAACAATAGTGATATTGCCATAAAGCGACAATTGGATAGATTAGTTGAGAAGAAAAAAGTATTCAATCTAAGAAAAGGATTTTACCTCATCCTCCCACCCTTGTATGCGAAAATGGGGAAATTGCCCCTTTCCCTCTATGCAGATAAAATGTTCTCTTCTCTAGACAAAATCTACTATGTGGGTTTATTCTCAGCTGCGAGATTACATGGAGCCGGCCATCAGCAGGTGCAACAAGATTACATCATAACTCCTACTCCGAAACTGCGAGACATCCAAAAAGGGCCTTACCAGATTAGATTCTTCACAGCCCAATATTGGCCAACGAGCCATATAATCAGAACCACCTCGGAGTCAAGAGCATATTGTATTTCTAGCCCTGCTTTGACCTTCGCTGACCTCATTCATCATCAATCAAAAATTGGCGGTCTCAGCCGAAGTATCGCCACCTTGGAAGAGTTATCAGAAGCAATTACGGATACAGATTTGGAAAGCCTTGTGCTTTGGTATCCGTATCGGAGTACACTTCAAAGAATGGGACTGATCCTCGATACCATCATTGGTGTTCCCAGTCTTGCGGAGATCGTCTACAAGGAATTGATTAAGGGTCCATTTTTCCCGACAACTCTAAGCCCTCTCGCAGAGAGAAAGCCTCGATATGTGCAAAACCGTTGGAAAATCAATATTAACATCCAACTTGAAAATGATCTATGA
- a CDS encoding nucleotidyl transferase AbiEii/AbiGii toxin family protein, protein MIPKSHIVQWQQYAPWQDFAQVEQDLIISRTLVAIFSDDILRSQLAFRGGTALHKLFCNPAPRYSEDIDLVQIHPGPIKPIIHRLGEVIDFFDEPRSTKNRGHGVKAIHRFTSSFESIPLRLKIEINCREHFQVLDWAEIPFKIENDWFSGETTLRTYQLSELLGTKLRALFQRKKGRDLFDLDYSRRLNPINEQEVLSCFKKYIEYSTEKSAPTQKQFIQNMESKFNDPMFHGDMEGILRTGISYDPHEAFEWLIHSLISQL, encoded by the coding sequence ATGATCCCAAAATCTCATATTGTCCAGTGGCAGCAATATGCCCCATGGCAAGATTTTGCACAGGTTGAACAGGACCTCATCATTAGCAGAACACTAGTCGCTATCTTTTCGGATGACATATTGCGTTCGCAATTGGCTTTTAGAGGCGGTACTGCCTTGCATAAGCTATTTTGTAACCCCGCACCCAGATATTCCGAGGATATAGATCTTGTCCAAATACACCCAGGCCCCATCAAGCCTATCATTCATCGACTTGGAGAAGTAATTGACTTTTTCGACGAGCCACGATCTACCAAAAACAGAGGTCATGGGGTAAAAGCTATACATCGATTTACCTCATCTTTTGAATCGATTCCCCTGCGCCTCAAAATCGAAATCAATTGCCGTGAGCATTTTCAGGTATTGGACTGGGCAGAAATCCCCTTCAAAATCGAGAATGATTGGTTTTCAGGGGAAACCACGTTACGTACCTATCAATTAAGTGAGTTGTTAGGAACTAAACTCCGGGCACTTTTCCAGAGAAAGAAAGGGAGGGATTTGTTCGACTTAGACTACAGTAGACGGCTAAATCCCATAAATGAGCAGGAAGTCTTATCCTGTTTTAAAAAATACATTGAGTATTCAACCGAAAAATCCGCGCCTACGCAAAAACAGTTCATTCAGAATATGGAATCCAAATTCAATGACCCAATGTTTCATGGGGATATGGAGGGAATTCTCAGAACCGGGATTTCGTATGATCCTCATGAAGCATTTGAGTGGTTGATTCATTCTCTCATTTCTCAGTTGTAA